GCATTCCTTTTTAACTATAATCTAGACATATATAATGTTCCATATTCACTGAATATTCATGTTTCACattaaattgttttatcttgtgcATTTATTTTATACATTACAGCACGAAactcacacagctgctgcaacaTGTGGAAATCCTCCAGTTCAATTCATAAAAgatttgcaaaaataaaatggaaagtATGTTTCTGGAGATTCTGCAGCCTGAGAAAAATAGGAAAATGCTGAATTTGTGCTGCAATTTTATCAGGTCATTTCAACATACAATTTTGTGCTCATTTAAAGCATGATTATtatggtgtgtatgtgtgtgtgtgtgtgtgttactgaggacagcagctccaggcaggTGAACAGTGGACATTTTAATGTCATCAACAGTCTCTTCTATCATCTGTCTACAGAAATCCAGTAAAAAACTCCAAAGtataaaaatatattacaaATCTCATATTTACACCCAGCTCGTCTACAGTCTACAGTTAGTCCTCTACGGTTCTCCTACAGCTAACAGAGccccggcgggggggggggcggggcctccggGGAGCGACAGCAGGTCGTCAGAAGAACATCCTgaggacaaaacacacacattagtacacacacagacacgcagcgacagcagaacacacacagacacacagtacCTGTAGATGTTGGGGTCCAGCAGCACCGCCGTGTCCGTGGGCAGCTTGGACAGATGGACCACCTTGGTCTTCTGCTGCAGCCGATCGCTCTCATTCACCCACACATCAGgcaggctgacacacacacacacacacacacacacacacacacacacacacacacacacacacacacgcacaaagtcAGTCTGGTGTCAgaccaggagtgtgtgtgtgtactgactgtgtgtgtgtgtgtgtgtgtgtgtgtgtgtgtgtgtgtgtgtgtgtgtaaactgtcTCACATGTCTTCAGGAGTCCAGTGCAGCAGAACCTTCACCTTCCCAGAGTCCTCTTTCCTCCGGGCTattacctgcacacacacacacagtcagtcagagcacacacacgcacgcacgctcacacacacacacacacacacacacacacacacacacacacacacacacacacacagtcagaacacacacacaccgtgctgTGGAAGACCACGCTGTGGCCGTTGCCCAGGCTCTCGATGTGCGTTGCCAGGTTGAGGCAGATGGCTCGGTGGCGGATGGCGTCCATCGTCTGAGCGTCGAAGAAGTCGTGCGGCCGAGCTGCGGACAGGGCGCACTTTGATGATGTCATCATTATAAAGactcatttaaaggtgctgtaggcaggattcagcatctccgccatcttgcttagggttacctcagcaagatggcgatttgacccatctaagatggcgatttgaaacccagcacagccaatcctgtcctgttttctctgacatcacgcccttacgcaagttaagcccctcccacaagaacgtgcaacgaacgcccctcgaccaatcacggttgtcctcaggggctcttctgattggtcaaagatacctggagctgtggagattccttttcagctcagaacagagacagatggaaacgctgcgccctcgcggtagagcagttatgctgcactcctaaaggattatcaatgatactctaacatttagtccaaagaaaacacagaaaaattagcattgactagcaaaatcctgcctacagcagctttaaaccAGGACAGacggtggaggtgtgtgtgtgtgtgtgtgtgtgtgtgtgtgtgtgtgtgtgtgtgtgtgtgcgccgtaCGCAGCGACCGCCGGTGCttgttcttcatcttcctcctcttgctgAGCCCCGCCTTGGACGGAGACTCCTCCTTCACTCGGCCCTGATTGGCCAGCTTGGAGCCCTGGGAGCTGAAGTGGGTGGGCACGTGGCGCGCCAGCCCCCCCTGCGAGGCGAAGGTGGCGTTGCAGCCCCCGACCACGCACTGCGGGCAGACAGAGGGCGGGGCGTGAGCGGAGCGCCGTGCGGGGCGGAGCCGGAGGGCGTGCGGTTCGAGTCCTCACCTTGAAGGGCTTGTCCCCGCTGTGGGTCaacatgtgtctctgcagcCAGCTCTGGCTGGTGGACGGCGTGTTGTACACCTTACAGCCcttccacagacacacaaacacctgcacacacacacacacacacacacagtgagcacACACGCAGGCGGGCGGGCAGcgtgtgcggcggcggcggcggcggtacGCACCCCGCCCCGCTGTCCGTCCACGTGCGTGGTGCGGATGTGCTCGGCCAGGTCGGGGCTGCTGgggaacagcagcaggcagtggTCCCAGCAGCAGGTGTAGCTCAGAGGCTtggctccgcccgccgccgccggcccgcccggggcccccgccgccgccccgcccacGCCGGCCGGGGTGGAGCGGCCGCTGGACGCCGTGCTGTCCACGTCCGGGAGGGTGGAGCCGATGCTGCAACGAGGACACAGTTTCAGTGAGTTTCATGAGTCtgaatttacaaaacagtgtcATGTTTTTACACGAAGAACTGAAAGTTCCTGAAAGTTCCTGAAAGTTCCTGAAAGTTCCTGAGAGGATTTAGAGTTTTCTGTGTTTAGTGAGTCAGACTCAGACTGTTTTAATGTCTGGAAATAAAATACGATGAGAGAAAGAAGGGTTCACTGCTCTGTCAGGAACCTGCAGCCTAAACAGAAAGTTtgcagctgactgcaggaagctggtgcagtgaggctggtgtcaaattacagaacGCTCATTCAGATGTTAAGAACAACACATCCTGTCTCTGGCTCTGATGTTTGGTGTTTACAGCTAGTTAGACACTGAATGTCCTCCTGATCAGTGATCAGGCTCTTCTCACACGGCCTGAGCGTCCTGCTGCCCCCCCAGCAGGACGGGGTCTCCGGCCGGCCTGTTCTGACGGCTGGAGTCCGGACAGATGTTGCAGATGTGCTGACTGTCAGCGGCACCTGCGGGACTACTTAGTCCGGCGGAAGCGGACCGGTAAACAAACGGAGAGCCGTCCGCGTGGCCCGTGGGGGCAGCGGGAGCCGCGCgggcctccctcctcctcctcctccccccccctcctcctccccggctCTCTCGCCCTACCTGTCCTCCGAATCCATCCGGCTGAGCGGCTCCCCGTCGGCGGAGGGCAGGTCCAGGCTGGCCCGCCTCTTGGCGCCGGGCTCGGCCGGCGGGCAGCGCGGCGCGGCCGGCGTGCCGGACTCCTTCTCCCGCTCTCTTTGTTCTGCTCGCAGCACCCGGGAGCCCTCCGGGGCCGCGTCGCTGCCGCTCGCCAGGCTGCCCTGCACGGGGCTCTTCCCCGGCTCCTCTCCGTCGCCGGCCGCCTCGTCCCCGGGGGCAGCGCTGCCTTTGTCCGGGCCGCGGTCccccgctccgccgccgccgctctccttGTTGTCGCCCGGTTCCTGTTTGGGGTCCGGCTCGGCCTGCTGCCGCTCCACGCCGGTTTCAGCCGCCTCCCCGGCGGCGTTGCGGTCGGCCGCCGGCTGGGAGTCGTGCTCGGCGCCCTCCGCGGTGATCTGAGCCATGTGAGCGGAGACAGAGCGCGTTTTCGGGGAGTTTCGGGGGAAGTTGGCTCGGTCCTccgctcgctctctccctctctctctagctctctctctccgcttCGAGCCTCCACAGCGGGGAGCCGTGACGTCAGCCTGCGCGCCACAGCTGCTCTGCGCAGACAGACGTCTCACTCCGCAGCAGAAAGGCGCGCTGTGTGCCCGGGCTGTCCCTTCCTCCCCCCGGGGGGAACCTGCTGCGTCTCCACTGTTATTGTGTCACgcagtgtgaagtgtgtgtacatgtgaagGTGGTTTGCGTGTATTCCGCGCACATGCGAACACAGATTGCTCTAAGTTCTCGCGTTGGCAGTTGAAGGCGGAGTGCTCCATCTCTCCGAGCGGAGTGACACCTCCTGCCTGAGGTGGAGGATCTCTGGCCGCTTTGTGGCCTCTCGGCTCCACGTGTtcggacaaacagaaaactgatcCGAGAGGAAAGTGCTGAAAAGgcaggctggagaggagctgatgttctcctgaaaacacatcaggagGGAGGTTTAACTCCCCACCGTAGTGCCGAGGAGCCTCACTGACACCGCGGTCCCccacagtccccccccccccgctccgctTGTTGCAGGACTCCCAGGCGGGTtggagaggagctgatgtgagAAGCTCTCCAGGATCCAGTGGACTTTAATGGAGGTTTAAACCTCCTCAGAGACCCAGAGACCGTCTGTCAgtacaacagaaacacagacggcTCAGTGCTCACCTCTAAGAAACACGTGGTCTCTTTACTCATCAAAAAAGGCAATAAAACCATTTCATGTTTCAACTCTCATGAGTGACTTTGATATGGACCAAAACTCAGTGAATCGTACCATTTTCTTGGAACTCAAGTTCCATTATGGGGTTCTGCAGGGCTTGATCCTGGGCCCGGTTCTGTTTCCATTCTGTTCACTTCGTCTGGAAAACCGACGACTCCTCTTATCGTTCTGCAGTCGACTTtcagagtccaggtccagttTAGAGACTGGAGTTATTAACCCACCTCTGAGTCCGGTCCCAAAGaaaggtggaggcagcatcatgacTTCAGGCTGCATGAACTCTCAGACCACTTTTCATCCCTGAAGGAAAATGATGTTTGAGCGTATTGTTGAagcccctccaccctctccctcctccagcccctccgCCCTCCCTGCTGGGCTCCCGGGTGGAGGACCTGGTGTCTGCGGTCAGCTCCGTCTCCCACAGCCTCCAATGAAAACAGCCGACAGGCGGATTTAAGAACGTCAACATTTATTTCACATGGTATAAAACAGATGGGGTATGAACCTTTTGCATATTGACcctaataatattaataataaccTCTTATAGTTATAATATTCACTCTCTTTTCAGTGTGTACATAAATTATGCGATCTGCTTTAAGGTGTGTTTTATAtccttctgcttgtttttaaagtttgtacAGGTGTCTCTACACGTCTGCTTCGTCCCGGAGCTCCACGTCCCACTTATTGCTTCGTACATGTGCTATTCTCCAGCCCCCCCGCCTCGGCCGCCCGGCCGCCCGGCCGCCGGCTCAGGAGAGGCTGAACGAGGCGCTCGGCTCCGCGTGAATGAGCAGTGAGATCCAGAGGCGGGTCCGGAGGGAGGGGGTCAGCGGCGGACCGCCTGGGGGCCGGTCCAGACGCAGATCCACACCGACCCCCGTCACCAAGGACTGAAGGTCAACAGAAGGTCAGCGGTCACTTTGGGGTGAAAGTAAagcactgcatgtgtgtgtgtgtgtgtgtgttcggtgcTCAGCCTATCAGACGCCTCCAGCGCTTCTATATACAGCTGTACACTGTCCTCCAGCacccagacacacctggagactGCTCCAGGTCCaagcggcgtgtgtgtgtgtgtgtgtgtgtgtgtgtgtgtgtgtgtgtgtgtgtgtgtgtgtgtgtgtgtgtgtgtgagtgagtgaggacGGTGAAACGGTTCGGCTGCATTAACACATGATCTCCAGGTTACGCTGcgctggaggcagcagcaggtcctctgGAGTCGAGCCGTTCCACCGCCGTCTCCGGGCAGGAGGGCTGCTGGGCCTCAGAGGTGTGGTCcagctgggggggcggggctcctgtccccccgtcccccgtccccctggCTATCCGGCGTGGCGTGCGGCGGCGGTGTCAGAAAGGCGGGAAGCCGTGGAGCATGCTCAGTGAGGGCCGGCTACATCAGGGCttcggggcggcggcggcggcgaggctcACGTGTCGCTGCTCACCAAGGTGAACGTCTGCGCTGCAGGACAGAAGGACACAGCGTGAGACGGACGGAGggcgtcacttcctgtcctctgtgTTCAGAAGGATACCTGACCTAAACCTGGAAACTCAGCTCTGCATCTGTTCTCTctgccctccacctccacccagccccagcagggggcgctgcagggcAGCTCAGCAAGCAGGCCACAGTCTGGAGAGCCAGAACGCTccctgcccccacccccaccctgctgtatggtgggcggagcctccacccTCTACCCTGCTGTacggtgggcggagcctccacccTCTACCCTGCTGTacggtgggcggagcctccacctACACGGCagcaggttgttgttgttgttgttgagcttCTTGTCGTCCCCGGCCAGCTGTCGGTACGACTCCAGGCTCCTctccaggctccgccccctccgggTGGAGTCCTCGTCTCTGGGCTCCGGACTCGGGGTCTGGGGTTCGGGGGTCTCGGGTTCAGGGGTCTGGAAGCTGCTGTCAGCGAAGGGGAAGGACAGGCTGAGTctccagagacacacacacacacacacacacacacacacacacacacacacacacacacacacacacacacacacacacctgttctcCGTGGTGGTGTTGGTTGGGGAACTGGTCAGATCCGGTTCTCGAGCTTCGTCGTCCTCGAACGGCTGAAAGTCGACGATTTCCACCTGCTGGGGCTCCGAGCCCAGGTCCAGGACCACCaccctctacacacacacacacacacacacacacacacacaccacgggaTGAGTCGGTGGTCCGGCTGCAGGGCTGTATGGGGGCAGCTGGTCTTCAGGGTACCTGGTGGTTCCTGGAGTCGGTCTGGTcctgctggacctcctcctcctgcagggcgTCTTCACCACAGCTCTGCCCCGCCTCCTGGACCCGCTGCACCTCCTGGACCCGCTGCACCTCCTGGACCCGCTGCACCTCCTGGACCCGCTGCACCTCCTGCAGAACCAAACAGAACCGGGCCGGGTTCCAGACAGCAGCTCGGAGCCGGAACGCCCTGGAACCAAACGTCTCTCCAACAGAACTGCTGACCTGGTTTGTGTCAGCtgcctggtcccggtcctggtcccggtcccggtcctggtcccggtcctggtcccggtcctggtcccggtcctggtcccggctctgctccttcagctgctgcagcgccgcctccagctccagcgGGTCGGCGCAGGCCCCGTCCGCCTGGCTGCGGCCCTGCGGCgccgggacggggacggggacggacaCGGGGACGGGGTTGTCCCGGCTGAAGGACGGCGAGCGGGACGgcgtctccctcctcttctcgcGGAGCGACGAGGCCTCCTGGTTCCTCCGGatcctctccagctgctcctccacgcTCATCCTGGTCCGGCCCACCTCCCGGTCCCCGAAGCCCAGCTGGTCCACGGCGCTGCGGGGCCGGtcctgggggggtggggttggggacAGGGATGAAGAGGGACAGCACAGGTGACAGGAAGCAGGGTGGTCTTCCAGCCagttggaggtggaggtgtggatgTCCACCCGGTCCCCCGTCCTCGCTGACGCCGGGCCGAGACTCACCGATCTGGCTTCGGGCTTCTTGGTCTTCCTCAGGGTGACGTAGGAGGCGATGGTGGAGGACTCCGGGGGGCCCATGGGGGATTTGGTCCTGGGGGGGACGATGCCCACCGGGTACGGGGGTGCTGTGGGAGGGAAGACGTTAGCGCCGCTGCAGACGCCTCTGAAGGGACAGCAGCTCACAGAGGACAGCATGAGGACCTGGGAAACGGCGAGGACACTGGACAGCACTGCCTCACTCTTCAATCTGAACAACTGGCTCATTTCCAGGagctgccagcagagggcgatGTGAGCAAGGTACAAATCCAGAACCATCCATGAGACTAAGAACCAAGACAAAAGGACAACGCTGTCCCGTCTTGATCTGAGACCCTCAAGACTGGGTCTTCAAACACTTAAAGTCCTCTTCACTCCAGAGACACctgctgtcccctgtcctcagATAACTGCTGTCCTGAATAAGCTGGACGCTCATGAGAACAGGATCAACCAGGACGGACCAGAGcccctgctggttctgctgaccCCCTCCCGACCCGGTACCTTTGGCGCTGGCTTGGTCTTTGCTCTCGGCCGAGCCGTCCGTCCTGTCCTTGTCCTCGTTGTTGGCctcgtccacctcctccttcaccgtGGTCAGCTCGGGCTCGCTCTTGTACAGCCGGTAGTCTGGGGCTTGCTGCCGGGACGCCGGGACAGGAAGAGGGTGAGGGACCAAGCTAGCGCTTAGCGGGACGGACAGAGTGTCCAGACTACCACTGATTTAACTCTAAACCTTCTGTCCTCAGAGATCTGGGAGTTGGAGCTGCTTAAGGACTCTGGACCAGTTTAGAGCCTGTCCTGCTCTGAGCTCATTCCATGAGgacatctgtctctctgtcctgtcaATGTCT
The sequence above is drawn from the Salarias fasciatus chromosome 17, fSalaFa1.1, whole genome shotgun sequence genome and encodes:
- the aebp2 gene encoding zinc finger protein AEBP2 — encoded protein: MAQITAEGAEHDSQPAADRNAAGEAAETGVERQQAEPDPKQEPGDNKESGGGGAGDRGPDKGSAAPGDEAAGDGEEPGKSPVQGSLASGSDAAPEGSRVLRAEQREREKESGTPAAPRCPPAEPGAKRRASLDLPSADGEPLSRMDSEDSIGSTLPDVDSTASSGRSTPAGVGGAAAGAPGGPAAAGGAKPLSYTCCWDHCLLLFPSSPDLAEHIRTTHVDGQRGGVFVCLWKGCKVYNTPSTSQSWLQRHMLTHSGDKPFKCVVGGCNATFASQGGLARHVPTHFSSQGSKLANQGRVKEESPSKAGLSKRRKMKNKHRRSLPRPHDFFDAQTMDAIRHRAICLNLATHIESLGNGHSVVFHSTVIARRKEDSGKVKVLLHWTPEDILPDVWVNESDRLQQKTKVVHLSKLPTDTAVLLDPNIYRMFF